A genomic window from Sebastes fasciatus isolate fSebFas1 chromosome 7, fSebFas1.pri, whole genome shotgun sequence includes:
- the LOC141770801 gene encoding extracellular calcium-sensing receptor-like: MYSVLLNSYFSSAVPSPLHSTSCRLQGQFHLNGMHKAGDVVLGGLFHINFFPSFPDFPFTSEPQQPPCNSFDILGFKQAQTMAFAIDEINRNSNLLPNVTLGYTLYDNCGALVVGFSGALSLASGLEEQFILDKSCVGTPPVLGILGDSSSTRSIAISTVLGLYRLPMVSYFATCSCLSDRKKFPSFFRTIPSDAFQVRAMIQILRRFGWTWTGLLVSNDDYGLHAARSFQSDLGQSGGGCLAYLEVLPWGKDPAEQRRIVDLMRKSTARVVIVFAYESHMINLMEEVVRQNVTGLQWMASEAWTTGTVLQTPHIMPYLNGTLGIAIRRGEIPGLRDFLLRIRPDIQHNNRYGNNMVNQFWEYTFQCRFAPPPAGWVEARGELCNGQEDLESVETELLDVSNLRPEYNVYKAVYALANALDDMLRCLPGRGPFRGHSCGSLQRLELWQLVYYLENVNFTTQFGDQVSFDENGDALPIYDIMNWLWLPDGTTIVENVGEVKESAKGEKLTLDENKIFWNFESKQPPRSVCSESCPPGTRMAREKGQPECCFDCILCSEGKISNETDSMDCNSCPEDFWSSPQRDHCVPKKTEFLSYQEPLGICLTAITLLGTFICAVVLGIFIYHRSTPIVRANNSELSFQLLMSLKLCFLCSLLFIGRPRMWTCQLRHAAFGISFVLCVSCILVKTMVVLAVFKASKPGGGASLKWFGAVQQRGTVVVLTSIQAAICTAWLVSASPAPHKNTQYHNDKIVYECVVGSTVGFAVLLGYIGLLAILSFLLAFMARNLPDNFNEAKFITFSMLIFCAVWVAFVPAYISSPGKYADAVEVFAILASSFGLLVALFGPKCYIILLRPERNTKKAIMGRGIES, translated from the exons ATGTATTCTGTGTTGTTGAATTCCTACTTTTCTTCTGCTGTGCCCTCCCCTCTCCATTCCACCTCCTGCCGGTTACAGGGACAGTTTCATCTAAATGGGATGCACAAGGCTGGAGATGTGGTTCTGGGAGGGTTGTTTCATATCAActtttttccttcctttcctgaCTTTCCTTTTACCTCAGAGCCACAACAGCCTCCCTGCAACAG ttttgaTATTCTAGGATTCAAACAGGCCCAGACCATGGCCTTTGCTATTGATGAGATCAACAGAAACTCCAACCTACTACCTAATGTGACTCTGGGATACACTCTTTATGATAACTGCGGTGCGCTTGTTGTTGGATTCAGTGGGGCATTATCACTGGCAAGTGGTCTAGAGGAGCAGTTTATATTGGACAAGAGCTGTGTAGGAACGCCTCCAGTCCTAGGGATTTTGGGTGATTCTTCCTCTACACGTTCTattgccatctccactgtcttagGTTTGTACAGATTACCAATG GTGAGTTATTTTGCCACATGTTCGTGCCTGAGTGACCGGAAAAAGTTTCCATCCTTCTTTAGGACGATACCAAGTGATGCTTTCCAG GTGCGTGCTATGATTCAGATTCTCAGGCGGTTTGGCTGGACTTGGACAGGTCTGCTGGTTAGTAATGATGATTACGGACTCCACGCTGCCCGATCCTTTCAATCTGATCTGGGTCAGTCTGGTGGAGGGTGTCTGGCCTACTTAGAAGTTTTGCCCTGGGGCAAGGACCCAGCTGAACAAAGGAGAATTGTGGATTTGATGAGGAAATCTACAGCTCGTGTGGTCATTGTCTTTGCATATGAGAGTCACATGATTAACCTCATGGAAGAG GTGGTGAGGCAGAATGTGACAGGCCTGCAGTGGATGGCCAGTGAAGCCTGGACGACAGGTACTGTGCTCCAAACCCCCCACATCATGCCGTACCTGAATGGCACACTGGGCATTGCCATACGTCGAGGAGAAATACCAGGACTCAGGGACTTCCTGTTAAGAATACGTCCTGACATACAACACAACAACCGCTATGGAAATAACATG gTAAATCAGTTTTGGGAATACACATTTCAGTGTAGATTTGCACCACCTCCAGCAGGTTGGGTGGAGGCTAGGGGAGAACTATGCAATGGACAGGAAGATCTGGAGAGTGTGGAGACTGAGTTGTTGGATGTTTCAAACCTAAGGCCAGAGTATAACGTGTACAAGGCTGTGTATGCTCTGGCAAATGCTCTTGATGACATGCTGCGCTGTTTGCCAGGGAGAGGGCCTTTCAGGGGACACAGCTGTGGCAGTTTGCAAAGACTGGAGCTATGGCAG CTTGTGTATTACTTGGAAAATGTCAACTTCACCACACAATTTGGTGATCAGGTGTCATTTGATGAGAATGGTGATGCATTACCAATATATGATATCATGAACTGGCTGTGGCTCCCTGATGGAACAACTATAGTTGAGAATGTGGGCGAGGTCAAAGAGTCAGCCAAAGGTGAAAAACTCACACTTGATGAAAACAAAATCTTCTGGAACTTTGAATCCAAACAG CCCCCCCGTTCAGTGTGCAGTGAGAGCTGTCCACCAGGTACCCGCATGGCCAGAGAGAAGGGGCAACCTGAGTGCTGTTTTGACTGTATCCTTTGTTCTGAGGGAAAGATCAGCAATGAGACTG ACTCCATGGATTGCAACAGTTGTCCAGAGGACTTCTGGTCCAGCCCCCAGCGTGACCACTGTGTTCCTAAGAAAACAGAATTCCTCTCCTATCAAGAGCCTCTAGGTATCTGCCTGACAGCCATCACATTGTTGGGCACATTCATCTGTGCTGTTGTCCTGGGCATCTTCATCTATCATCGCAGCACCCCTATAGTACGCGCCAACAATTCAGAACTGAGTTTCCAGCTATTGATGTCACTTAAATTATGTTTCCTCTGCTCACTGTTGTTTATCGGCCGTCCCAGAATGTGGACATGCCAGCTGAGACATGCAGCATTTGGGATCAGCTTTGTACTTTGTGTCTCATGCATCCTGGTGAAAACCATGGTGGTTCTGGCTGTGTTCAAGGCCTCCAAACCAGGAGGAGGAGCCAGTCTCAAGTGGTTTGGTGctgtgcagcagagagggaCCGTTGTGGTTCTTACTTCTATTCAGGCAGCAATCTGCACTGCTTGGCTTGTCTCTGCTTCACCAGCTCCTCATAAAAATACTCAATACCACAATGACAAGATAGTTTATGAGTGTGTAGTCGGATCTACAGTTGGTTTTGCAGTGTTACTAGGTTATATTGGCTTACTGGCTATCCTCAGCTTCCTACTAGCATTCATGGCGAGGAATCTTCCAGACAACTTCAATGAAGCCAAGTTCATCACTTTCAGCATGCTGATCTTCTGTGCTGTGTGGGTAGCATTTGTCCCTGCTTATATTAGCTCACCAGGCAAATATGCAGATGCAGTGGAGGTTTTTGCCATCCTGGCCTCCAGTTTTGGTCTCTTGGTGGCACTGTTTGGACCCAAATGTTACATAATCCTGCTGAGACCAGAGAGGAACACAAAGAAAGCGATCATGGGTCGGGGCATTGAGTCATAA
- the LOC141770800 gene encoding extracellular calcium-sensing receptor-like has protein sequence MWAILDINLLLLMYSVLLYSYFSSAVPSPLHSTSCRLQGQFHLNGMHKAGDVVLGGLFEIHFFSVFPDLSFTSEPQQPTCHSFDVLGFRQAHTMAFAIDEINRNSNLLPNVTLGYSFYDNCVKLGIGFRAALSLASGQEEQFILDKTCVGTPPVLGIVGDSSSTRSIAISTVLGLYRVPMVSYFATCSCLSDRQKFPSFFRTIPSDAFQVRAMIQILRRFGWTWTGLLVSNDDYGLHAARSFQSDLAKSGGGCLAYFEVLPWDKDAAKLRRIVDLMRKSTARVVIVFAHESHMINLMEEVVRQNVTGLQWMASEAWTAATVLQTPHLMPYLSGTLGIAIRRGEIPGLRDFLLKIRPDIQHNNRYGNNMVNQFWEYTFQCRFAPPPAGWVEAGGELCTGEEDLESVETEFLDISNLRPEYNVYKAVYALAYALDDMLHCVPGRGPFSGHSCASLQRLELWQLLYYLEKVNFTTPFGDQVSFDENGDALPIYDVMNWLWLPDGRTKVESVGKVKESAKGEELTLDEDKIFWNFESKEPPRSVCSESCPPGTRMARKKGQPECCFDCIPCSEGKISNKTDSMECTSCLEDFWSSPQHDHCVPKKSEFLSYQEPLGICLTATTLLGTFICAVVLGIFIYHRSTPIVRANNSELSFQLLMSLKLCFLCSLLFIGRPRLWTCQLRHAAFGISFVLCVSCILVKTMVVLAVFKASKPGGGASLKWFGAVQQRGTVIVLTSIQAAICTAWLVSASPAPHKNTQYHNDKIVYECVVGSTVGFAVLLGYIGLLAILSFLLAFMARNLPDSFNEAKLITFSILIFCAVWVAFVPAYISSPGKYADAVEVFAILASSFGLLVALFGPKCYIILLRPERNTKKAIMGRGIES, from the exons ATGTGGGCTATTTTAGATATCAACCTCCTCTTGCTCATGTactctgtgttgttgtattcCTACTTTTCTTCTGCTGTGCCCTCCCCTCTCCATTCCACCTCCTGCCGGTTACAAGGACAGTTTCATTTAAACGGGATGCACAAGGCTGGAGATGTGGTTCTGGGAGGACTGTTTGAGATCCacttcttttctgtctttcctgACCTGTCTTTTACCTCAGAGCCACAACAGCCAACCTGCCACAG ttttgaTGTTCTAGGATTCAGGCAGGCCCACACCATGGCCTTTGCTATTGATGAGATCAACAGAAACTCCAACCTGCTACCTAATGTGACTCTGGGATACAGTTTTTATGACAACTGTGTTAAACTAGGAATTGGATTCCGTGCAGCGTTGTCATTAGCCAGTGGTCAAGAAGAGCAGTTTATATTGGACAAGACCTGTGTGGGAACCCCTCCAGTACTAGGGATTGTGGGGGATTCTTCCTCTACACGTTCTAtcgccatctccactgtcttagGTTTGTACAGAGTACCTATG GTGAGTTATTTTGCCACATGTTCGTGCCTGAGTGACCGACAAAAGTTTCCATCCTTCTTTAGGACGATTCCAAGCGATGCTTTCCAG GTGCGTGCTATGATTCAGATTCTCAGGCGCTTTGGCTGGACTTGGACAGGTCTTCTGGTCAGTAATGATGATTATGGACTCCACGCCGCCCGATCCTTTCAATCTGACCTGGCTAAGTCTGGTGGAGGGTGTCTGGCCTACTTTGAGGTTTTGCCCTGGGACAAAGACGCAGCTAAACTAAGGAGAATTGTGGATTTGATGAGGAAATCTACAGCTCGTGTGGTCATTGTCTTTGCACATGAGAGTCACATGATTAACCTCATGGAAGAG GTGGTTAGGCAAAATGTGACAGGCCTGCAGTGGATGGCCAGTGAGGCCTGGACTGCAGCTACTGTGCTCCAGACCCCCCACCTCATGCCGTACCTGAGTGGCACACTAGGCATTGCCATCCGTCGAGGAGAAATACCAGGACTCAGGGACTTCCTGTTAAAAATACGTCCTGACATACAACACAACAACCGCTATGGAAATAACATG gTAAATCAGTTTTGGGAATACACATTTCAGTGTAGATTTGCACCACCTCCAGCAGGTTGGGTGGAGGCTGGGGGAGAACTATGCACTGGAGAGGAAGATCTGGAGAGTGTGGAGACTGAGTTCTTGGACATTTCAAACCTCAGGCCAGAGTATAATGTGTACAAGGCTGTGTATGCTCTGGCGTATGCTCTTGATGACATGCTGCACTGTGTGCCGGGGAGAGGGCCTTTCAGCGGACACAGCTGTGCCAGTTTGCAAAGACTGGAGCTATGGCAG CTTTTGTATTACTTGGAAAAGGTCAACTTTACCACACCATTTGGTGATCAAGTGTCATTTGATGAGAATGGTGATGCATTACCAATATATGATGTCATGAACTGGCTGTGGCTCCCTGATGGACGAACTAAAGTTGAGAGTGTGGGCAAGGTTAAAGAGTCAGCCAAAGGTGAAGAACTCACACTTGATGAAGACAAAATCTTCTGGAACTTTGAATCCAAAGAG CCACCCCGGTCAGTGTGCAGTGAGAGCTGTCCTCCAGGTACCCGAATGGCCAGAAAGAAGGGGCAACCTGAGTGCTGTTTTGACTGCATCCCTTGTTCTGAGGGAAAGATCAGCAATAAGACTG ACTCCATGGAGTGCACCAGTTGTCTAGAGGACTTCTGGTCCAGCCCCCAGCATGACCACTGTGTTCCTAAGAAATCTGAGTTCCTCTCCTATCAGGAGCCTCTGGGTATCTGCCTCACAGCCACCACATTGTTGGGCACATTCATCTGCGCTGTTGTCCTGGGCATCTTCATCTATCATCGCAGTACCCCTATAGTACGCGCCAACAATTCAGAACTGAGTTTCCAGCTATTGATGTCACTTAAATTATGTTTCCTCTGCTCACTGTTGTTCATTGGCCGTCCCAGGCTGTGGACATGCCAGCTGAGACATGCAGCATTTGGAATCAGCTTTGTTCTTTGTGTCTCATGCATCCTCGTGAAAACCATGGTGGTTCTGGCTGTGTTCAAGGCCTCTAAGCCAGGAGGAGGAGCCAGTCTCAAGTGGTTTGGTGCTGTGCAACAGAGAGGGACAGTTATAGTTCTGACTTCTATTCAGGCAGCAATCTGCACTGCTTGGCTTGTCTCTGCTTCACCAGCTCCCCATAAAAACACTCAGTACCACAATGACAAGATAGTTTATGAGTGTGTAGTCGGATCCACAGTTGGTTTTGCAGTGTTACTGGGTTACATTGGCTTACTGGCTATCCTCAGCTTCCTACTAGCATTCATGGCAAGAAATCTTCCAGACAGTTTCAATGAGGCCAAGCTCATCACTTTCAGCATACTGATCTTCTGTGCTGTGTGGGTGGCCTTTGTCCCCGCTTATATTAGCTCACCAGGCAAATATGCAGATGCAGTGGAGGTATTCGCCATCCTGGCCTCCAGTTTTGGTCTCTTGGTGGCACTGTTTGGACCCAAATGTTACATAATCCTGCTGAGACCAGAGAGGAACACAAAGAAAGCAATCATGGGTCGGGGCATTGAGTCATAA
- the LOC141770798 gene encoding extracellular calcium-sensing receptor-like — MHKAGDVILGGLFHFNFFSSFPDFSFTSEPQQPTCNSFDILGFRQAQTMAFAIDEINRNSNLLPNVTLGYSLYDNCGALVVGFSGALSLASGLEKQFILDKSCVGTPPVLGILGDSSSTRSIAISTVLGLYRLPMVSYFATCSCLSDRQKFPSFFRTIPSDAFQVRAMIQILRRFGWTWAGLLVSNDDYGLQAARSFQSDLGQSGGGCLAYLEVLPRGKEPAELRRFVDLMRKSTARVVIVFAYESHMNNLMEEVVRQNVTGLQWMASEAWTTGTVLQTPHLMPYLSGTLGIAIRRGEIPGLRDFLLRIRPDIQHNNRYGNNMVNQFWEYTFQCRFAPPTADWVEARGELCNGQENLESVETELLDVSNLRPEYNVYKAVYALGYALDDMLRCLPGRGPFSGHSCGSLQRLELWQLVYYLEKVNFTTPFGDQVSFDENGDALPIYDIMNWLWLPDGKTKVENVGEVKESAKGEKLTLDENKIFWNFESKQPPRSVCSESCPPGTRMARKKGQPECCFDCIPCSEGKISNGTDSMDCNSCPEDFWSSPKRDHCVPKKTEFLSYQEPLGICLTAITLLGTFICAVVLGIFIYHRSTPIVRANNSELSFQLLISLKLCFLCSLLFIGRPRMWTCKLRHAAFGISFVLCVSCILVKTMVVLAVFKASKPGGGASLKWFGAVQQRGTVVVLTSIQAAICTAWLVSASPAPHKNTQYHNDKIVYECVVGSTVGFAVLLGYIGLLAILSFLLAFMARNLPDNFNEAKFITFSMLIFCAVWVAFVPAYISSPGKYADAVEVFAILASSFGLLVALFGPKCYIILLKPERNTKKAIMGRGIQS; from the exons ATGCACAAGGCTGGAGATGTGATTCTGGGAGGGTTGTttcatttcaactttttttcttcctttcctgACTTTTCTTTTACCTCAGAGCCACAACAGCCTACCTGCAACAG ttttgaTATTCTAGGATTCAGACAGGCCCAGACCATGGCCTTTGCTATTGATGAGATCAACAGAAACTCCAACCTGCTACCTAATGTGACTCTGGGATACAGTCTTTATGATAACTGCGGTGCGCTTGTTGTTGGATTCAGTGGTGCATTATCACTGGCAAGTGGTCTAGAGAAGCAGTTTATATTGGACAAGAGCTGTGTAGGAACCCCTCCAGTCCTAGGGATTTTGGGTGATTCTTCCTCTACACGTTCTattgccatctccactgtcttagGTTTGTACAGATTACCAATG GTGAGTTATTTTGCCACATGTTCGTGCCTGAGTGACCGGCAAAAGTTTCCATCCTTCTTTAGGACGATTCCAAGCGATGCTTTCCAG GTGCGTGCTATGATTCAGATTCTCAGGCGATTCGGCTGGACTTGGGCAGGTCTGCTGGTTAGTAATGATGATTATGGACTCCAAGCCGCCCGATCCTTTCAATCTGATCTGGGTCAGTCTGGAGGAGGGTGTCTGGCCTACTTAGAAGTTTTGCCCAGGGGCAAGGAACCAGCTGAACTGAGGAGATTTGTGGATTTGATGAGGAAATCTACAGCTCGTGTGGTCATTGTCTTTGCATATGAGAGTCACATGAATAACCTCATGGAAGAG GTGGTGAGGCAGAATGTGACAGGCCTGCAGTGGATGGCCAGTGAAGCCTGGACAACAGGTACTGTGCTCCAAACCCCCCACCTCATGCCGTACCTGAGTGGCACACTGGGCATTGCCATACGTCGAGGAGAAATACCAGGACTCAGGGACTTCCTGTTAAGAATACGTCCTGACATACAACACAACAACCGCTATGGAAATAACATG gTAAATCAGTTTTGGGAATACACGTTTCAGTGTAGATTTGCACCACCTACAGCAGATTGGGTGGAGGCTAGGGGAGAACTATGCAATGGACAGGAAAATCTGGAGAGTGTGGAGACTGAGTTGTTGGACGTTTCAAACCTAAGGCCAGAGTATAACGTGTACAAGGCTGTGTATGCTCTGGGGTATGCTCTTGATGACATGTTGCGCTGTTTGCCAGGGAGAGGGCCTTTCAGCGGACACAGCTGTGGCAGTTTGCAAAGATTGGAGCTATGGCAG CTTGTGTATTACTTGGAAAAGGTCAACTTCACCACACCATTTGGTGATCAAGTGTCATTTGATGAGAATGGTGATGCCTTACCAATATATGATATTATGAACTGGCTGTGGCTCCCTGATGGAAAAACTAAAGTTGAGAATGTGGGCGAGGTCAAAGAGTCAGCCAAAGGTGAAAAACTCACACTTGATGAAAACAAAATCTTCTGGAACTTTGAATCCAAACAG CCCCCCCGGTCAGTGTGCAGTGAGAGCTGTCCACCAGGTACCCGCATGGCCAGAAAGAAGGGGCAACCTGAGTGCTGTTTTGACTGTATCCCTTGTTCTGAGGGAAAGATCAGCAATGGGACTG ACTCCATGGATTGCAACAGTTGTCCAGAGGACTTCTGGTCCAGCCCCAAGCGTGACCACTGTGTTCCTAAGAAAACAGAGTTCCTCTCCTATCAAGAGCCTCTAGGTATCTGCCTGACAGCCATCACATTGTTGGGCACATTCATCTGTGCTGTTGTCCTGGGCATCTTCATCTATCATCGCAGTACCCCTATAGTACGCGCCAACAACTCAGAACTGAGTTTCCAGCTATtgatatcacttaaattatgttTCCTCTGCTCACTGTTGTTTATCGGCCGTCCCAGGATGTGGACATGCAAACTGAGACATGCAGCATTTGGGATCAGCTTTGTACTTTGTGTCTCATGCATCCTGGTGAAAACCATGGTGGTTCTGGCTGTGTTCAAGGCCTCCAAACCAGGAGGTGGAGCCAGTCTCAAGTGGTTTGGTGctgtgcagcagagagggaCCGTTGTGGTTCTTACTTCTATTCAGGCAGCAATCTGCACTGCTTGGCTTGTCTCTGCTTCACCAGCTCCTCATAAAAATACTCAATACCACAATGATAAGATAGTTTATGAGTGTGTAGTTGGATCCACAGTTGGTTTTGCAGTGTTACTAGGTTATATTGGCTTACTGGCTATCCTCAGCTTCCTACTAGCATTCATGGCGAGGAATCTTCCAGACAACTTCAATGAAGCCAAGTTCATCACTTTCAGCATGCTGATCTTCTGTGCTGTGTGGGTGGCCTTTGTCCCCGCTTATATTAGCTCACCAGGCAAATATGCAGATGCAGTGGAGGTATTTGCCATCCTGGCCTCCAGTTTTGGTCTCTTGGTGGCACTGTTTGGACCCAAATGTTACATAATCCTGCTGAAACCAGAGAGGAACACAAAGAAAGCGATCATGGGTCGGGGCATTCAGTCATAA